Proteins encoded together in one Heliomicrobium undosum window:
- a CDS encoding NAD(P)-dependent oxidoreductase, which produces MKKTVILNLAKLNYDHKIDLSPISALTTVTAYDSSNPEEIIERLQGQDIAITKELPVGRDLIEQFPPSVKLICEAGTGFNNIDLAAAREKGITVCNVPGYSTEGVAHLAITFILNHSSSLSRQQIMLSQKNYINFTTHLTVPHFEVNGKTLGVIGGGAIGREVMKVAVALGMNVLVYDPMPRDWGNPRIQSASLEDLLRQSDFVTLHCPLMPETRHLINKERLSLMKPTAYLVNTSRGPLVKETDLIEALQQGKIAGAALDVQEVEPLSPDSPLFTLDNLVLTPHIGWQRLESRQRLFQLMAGNIEAFLKGTPVNVVS; this is translated from the coding sequence ATGAAGAAGACAGTCATCCTCAACCTGGCGAAGTTGAACTACGACCACAAGATTGACCTGTCCCCGATCTCGGCGCTGACCACCGTCACCGCCTATGACAGCAGCAACCCGGAAGAGATCATCGAACGGTTGCAAGGCCAGGACATCGCCATCACCAAGGAGCTGCCCGTGGGGAGAGACCTCATCGAGCAATTCCCCCCATCGGTTAAATTGATCTGTGAAGCCGGAACCGGCTTTAACAACATCGACCTGGCCGCCGCCAGGGAAAAGGGCATCACCGTGTGCAACGTTCCCGGCTACAGCACCGAAGGCGTCGCTCACCTGGCCATCACCTTCATCTTGAACCACAGTTCCTCCCTGTCGCGCCAGCAGATCATGCTCAGCCAGAAGAATTACATCAACTTCACAACACACCTGACCGTGCCACACTTCGAGGTGAACGGGAAGACCCTCGGCGTCATCGGCGGCGGCGCCATCGGCCGGGAAGTGATGAAGGTGGCCGTGGCGCTGGGGATGAATGTCCTCGTCTACGACCCCATGCCGCGCGATTGGGGCAACCCCCGGATCCAATCGGCCAGCCTGGAGGACCTGCTCCGGCAGAGCGATTTTGTCACCCTCCATTGCCCCCTCATGCCGGAAACACGGCACCTGATCAACAAAGAGCGATTGAGCCTGATGAAGCCGACGGCCTATCTCGTCAACACCTCCCGGGGTCCCCTCGTCAAGGAAACGGACCTGATCGAGGCGCTGCAGCAGGGTAAGATCGCTGGCGCAGCCCTGGATGTGCAGGAAGTGGAGCCCTTGTCGCCGGACAGCCCCCTGTTCACGCTGGACAACCTAGTCCTCACCCCCCATATCGGCTGGCAGCGCCTAGAGTCGCGGCAGCGGCTGTTCCAGTTGATGGCCGGCAATATCGAGGCCTTCTTGAAGGGTACGCCCGTCAATGTGGTGAGCTAG
- a CDS encoding DUF2179 domain-containing protein, producing the protein MTIELIVGYFVVFFARILDVSMMTLRTLMAMRGNKAWAAAFGTVEVLVYITVLKYLINTLDDPVSLIFYALGFAAGNVVGIWIEEKLAFGFLTMQVITMEEPFSFTDSLRGRGFGLTLFPCQGRDGCHHTLNIVFERKRLKELEKLIRDWDANAFITVLDTRTIRGGHFRATRK; encoded by the coding sequence TTGACTATTGAACTGATCGTGGGTTATTTCGTCGTTTTTTTTGCTCGCATTTTGGATGTCTCCATGATGACCTTGCGGACGCTGATGGCCATGCGCGGAAACAAGGCCTGGGCCGCCGCCTTCGGGACTGTGGAAGTGCTGGTGTACATAACGGTGCTCAAATACCTGATCAACACCCTGGACGATCCCGTCAGCCTCATCTTTTATGCCCTGGGCTTCGCCGCCGGGAATGTCGTCGGCATCTGGATCGAAGAGAAGCTGGCCTTCGGCTTTTTGACGATGCAGGTAATCACCATGGAGGAGCCCTTTTCCTTCACTGACTCCCTGCGGGGTCGAGGCTTCGGCTTGACGCTCTTTCCCTGTCAGGGCCGCGACGGTTGCCATCACACCCTCAACATTGTCTTTGAGCGAAAAAGGTTGAAGGAATTGGAGAAGTTGATCCGGGACTGGGACGCCAACGCCTTCATCACCGTGTTGGACACGCGGACCATTCGCGGCGGTCATTTTCGAGCGACGAGGAAGTAA
- a CDS encoding DUF6544 family protein yields the protein MMAVLRGLVGLLAIALVLVFAVAFVSKIQFNQMVKSEVTELLQSSVASRGGVVQKADLERLPGPVQKWLEKAQVVGKERIQTVRLKQRGAMRTSPEGAWMPVEAEQYVTTAQPRFIWKANVQAAPFISLLGRDKYIDGSGEMVIKLLGLVPVANARGEEMNQGSMVRFLAEMVWYPSAALNDYIQWEAVDDHTAKATMRYGGTTETGLFGFNDNGDVVSFLADRYMEKDGTYSLEKWSINSTEHEEKNGIRIPNKSSVTWRLSAGDFEWFRLEVIAVEYNAVDGSMQ from the coding sequence ATGATGGCGGTCCTGCGTGGGTTGGTGGGTCTGCTTGCGATTGCGCTCGTTCTTGTCTTCGCAGTTGCATTTGTGTCGAAGATCCAGTTCAACCAGATGGTGAAAAGTGAGGTGACCGAACTGCTCCAATCCAGCGTCGCAAGCCGAGGCGGGGTCGTACAGAAAGCGGATCTGGAGCGGTTGCCTGGGCCCGTGCAAAAATGGCTGGAAAAGGCCCAGGTGGTGGGGAAGGAACGCATCCAGACGGTTCGGTTGAAACAGCGTGGGGCGATGCGAACCTCTCCGGAAGGCGCTTGGATGCCTGTCGAGGCGGAACAGTATGTTACCACCGCGCAGCCCCGGTTCATCTGGAAGGCGAACGTCCAGGCGGCGCCCTTCATCTCTTTGCTGGGAAGGGACAAGTATATCGATGGCTCAGGGGAGATGGTGATTAAGCTATTGGGGCTCGTGCCGGTGGCCAACGCCAGAGGCGAGGAAATGAATCAGGGGTCGATGGTGCGTTTCCTGGCGGAGATGGTCTGGTACCCGTCGGCGGCGCTGAATGACTACATACAGTGGGAAGCGGTAGACGACCACACCGCCAAAGCGACCATGCGTTACGGCGGAACAACGGAGACAGGTCTTTTTGGATTTAACGACAACGGGGACGTGGTTTCCTTCCTCGCCGATCGGTACATGGAGAAGGACGGGACGTACAGCCTGGAAAAGTGGTCGATCAATTCGACAGAGCACGAGGAAAAGAACGGGATCCGGATCCCGAACAAGTCGTCCGTGACATGGAGGTTGAGCGCAGGCGACTTTGAGTGGTTTCGGTTGGAAGTCATCGCGGTGGAATACAACGCTGTCGATGGTTCGATGCAATGA
- a CDS encoding phytoene desaturase family protein — translation MKKRTIPYDVIIVGAGFGGLTAAACLAHKGQRVLLCERSGELGGCAGRFERGGYRFASGATVGMGFEPGGVLHDLYSRLRIPLPEWKEPPVIMDIHLPDGAFPYWRSKANWYVEAARQFPTESARVIAFFEEAFQVARLLEPVIRRRPLFPPTDAATAVRLLSLADSQTVRLLPFLTSTIADRLKRFDLEKARRFLCFLNGQLIDSVQTTAEQCPAFLGYAALSTFHRGAFAIRGGLASVAEDLARSIIGDGGEIRRHCDIRTVERRAAGWLATNQYGEGFVGKKLVLNNSLHSLHRLLPEGLRKAVAVDAAHEQRRPAWGAFVLYLGCNDEGNLPGSGMVHQNSTPDSRLFHQFIGSYDLPPTEGNQFLLSLSSPEDRLFAPAGKRSITISTHTAVAQWWEPSRYDSLKAAYQQRILDTVARSFPGFPATIEQVLPGTPVTWERFTGRHQGKVGGYIPTGPFSWLHNYPVRSGLSDLWFCGDTVFPGAGTLGTALSGMTVADQMTG, via the coding sequence ATGAAAAAACGAACAATTCCCTACGACGTTATCATCGTCGGCGCCGGATTCGGCGGTCTTACTGCCGCTGCTTGTCTGGCCCACAAAGGACAACGCGTCCTCCTCTGTGAGCGCTCGGGAGAACTGGGCGGCTGCGCCGGAAGGTTTGAACGGGGCGGCTACCGTTTTGCCAGCGGGGCAACCGTCGGGATGGGCTTCGAGCCAGGCGGGGTTCTCCATGATCTTTACAGCCGGTTGCGCATCCCCTTACCGGAATGGAAAGAACCGCCGGTGATCATGGATATCCATCTCCCCGACGGTGCTTTTCCCTACTGGCGCTCGAAAGCGAACTGGTATGTAGAGGCGGCCCGCCAGTTCCCTACGGAAAGCGCGCGCGTCATCGCTTTTTTTGAAGAGGCCTTTCAGGTCGCCCGCTTGCTCGAACCGGTCATCCGGAGGCGGCCCCTCTTCCCGCCAACAGACGCCGCAACGGCCGTCCGGTTGCTCTCGCTGGCCGACAGTCAAACCGTCCGCTTATTGCCCTTTCTCACGAGCACGATCGCCGACAGGCTGAAACGTTTCGACCTGGAGAAAGCCCGGCGCTTTCTCTGTTTTTTAAACGGCCAACTCATCGACAGCGTCCAGACGACAGCCGAACAGTGTCCCGCCTTTTTGGGCTATGCCGCACTCTCCACCTTCCACCGGGGCGCCTTCGCCATCCGAGGCGGTCTCGCCTCGGTGGCTGAGGACTTGGCCCGCTCCATCATCGGAGATGGCGGCGAGATTCGAAGACACTGTGACATTCGGACCGTCGAACGAAGGGCCGCCGGCTGGCTGGCGACAAACCAATACGGCGAAGGGTTTGTGGGAAAAAAACTGGTCCTGAACAACTCACTGCACAGCCTCCACCGACTTCTCCCGGAAGGGCTCAGAAAAGCCGTCGCCGTCGATGCGGCGCACGAACAACGCCGACCGGCCTGGGGCGCTTTCGTCCTCTATCTGGGCTGCAATGATGAGGGCAACTTGCCCGGCAGCGGTATGGTCCATCAAAATAGCACCCCAGACAGCCGTCTCTTTCATCAATTCATCGGATCCTACGACCTCCCGCCAACAGAAGGAAATCAGTTCCTGCTCTCCCTCTCCTCGCCGGAGGATCGGCTGTTCGCACCGGCGGGGAAACGATCGATCACCATTTCCACCCATACCGCCGTGGCCCAGTGGTGGGAACCCAGTCGCTATGATAGCTTGAAGGCAGCGTACCAGCAGCGAATCCTCGATACGGTGGCCAGAAGCTTTCCCGGTTTTCCGGCGACTATCGAACAGGTCCTGCCGGGGACACCGGTCACCTGGGAGCGCTTCACCGGTCGCCATCAGGGCAAGGTCGGCGGCTACATCCCCACCGGTCCCTTCAGTTGGCTGCACAACTATCCTGTCCGCTCCGGTCTGTCCGATCTCTGGTTCTGCGGCGATACGGTCTTTCCCGGCGCCGGGACCTTGGGGACAGCCTTGTCAGGGATGACCGTGGCCGATCAGATGACGGGGTAA
- a CDS encoding condensation domain-containing protein: protein MTSAQPLVPTRLPANGQDVFNYLAGEYASNHQIHLVITFEAHLDAGILAAAIRHIMDAEPVLGCRFVEHPQAAYWERRQDLDALNLCPVVETVQPEEDLRAFIAQATDSRHDLQLQAKIFREQDRDLLCLKVDHASVDGGGVKTCASLLSRLYSLLCEGQRPTLSDQIPRRDVEPYLEKLGIKDPRQAWDPTKMPPPPTWSFPSRQQQNREPFFLTRSFGAAQFQALKGYAKGRGATINDLLLTACYRALFALTGTPEHQPQPLRLTVDLRDRMPEGNRPVAANVSSAFDALFPFVAGESFFDTLARLSRQIALMKQSQAEVPIALLFELFGMMPFTETKGWFDRSRNQVLDTKHATPHLSNIGIIEPLAFGPHTASQAYVVTPAMFAPGFMLGVSTYQQVMTLVVHAYASDVDKRDMQDFLDKIVEDLLPSTT, encoded by the coding sequence ATGACATCAGCACAACCACTCGTTCCGACCCGCCTGCCGGCGAATGGTCAGGACGTGTTCAACTACCTGGCCGGCGAATACGCCTCGAATCACCAGATCCACTTGGTAATCACCTTTGAAGCACACCTCGACGCCGGTATCCTGGCAGCAGCCATCCGGCACATCATGGACGCAGAACCGGTGCTGGGCTGCCGGTTTGTGGAACACCCGCAAGCAGCCTACTGGGAACGCCGACAAGATCTGGACGCATTGAACCTTTGTCCCGTCGTCGAAACGGTGCAGCCGGAGGAAGACCTGCGTGCGTTCATCGCCCAAGCGACCGATTCCCGCCATGATTTGCAGTTGCAGGCGAAAATCTTCCGTGAGCAGGACCGGGACCTTTTATGCCTCAAAGTGGACCACGCCTCCGTCGACGGCGGCGGCGTGAAGACCTGCGCATCCCTGCTCTCTCGCCTGTATTCCCTGCTGTGTGAAGGACAGCGCCCCACCCTTTCCGATCAAATCCCGCGCCGGGACGTGGAACCCTATCTGGAGAAACTCGGCATCAAAGACCCTCGCCAGGCCTGGGATCCGACGAAAATGCCCCCGCCGCCGACTTGGTCCTTCCCCTCTCGGCAACAGCAAAACCGCGAGCCCTTTTTCCTGACCCGCTCATTCGGCGCCGCCCAGTTTCAGGCTTTAAAAGGGTACGCAAAAGGGCGTGGCGCAACGATCAACGACCTGTTGCTGACCGCATGCTACCGCGCCCTTTTTGCCCTCACCGGGACCCCGGAACACCAACCCCAGCCGCTCCGCCTGACTGTTGACCTCCGTGACCGCATGCCGGAAGGCAACCGCCCTGTCGCCGCCAATGTCTCTTCCGCTTTTGACGCGCTGTTCCCCTTCGTCGCTGGCGAATCTTTTTTCGATACCCTCGCGCGTCTCAGCCGGCAGATCGCGCTCATGAAACAAAGCCAGGCCGAAGTCCCGATCGCCCTCTTGTTCGAACTGTTCGGCATGATGCCCTTCACAGAGACGAAAGGTTGGTTTGACCGTTCTCGCAACCAGGTGCTTGACACGAAACATGCCACGCCCCACCTCTCGAACATCGGTATCATCGAACCGCTGGCCTTCGGGCCCCATACCGCCAGCCAAGCCTATGTGGTCACCCCCGCCATGTTTGCGCCAGGTTTTATGCTCGGGGTGAGCACCTATCAACAGGTCATGACACTGGTTGTTCACGCCTACGCCTCCGATGTGGACAAAAGAGACATGCAGGACTTCCTGGATAAGATAGTGGAAGATTTGCTCCCCTCGACGACATGA
- a CDS encoding methyl-accepting chemotaxis protein, which translates to MQWFRDWKVAKKVASLAVVLLVFMLGIGSTGYLAGHQMANQAQELYNDRLLPIQWLNTSRAYFRAIEANAWQLILAPLSPQQQKDLLEDIEKRTMQTDKHLADYGNTKLDDYERDILPKLQEEIKRYGAERERAVALALSGKKQEAHAYFIEKAMPRLVQANAYIRDLVDYNEKTAEELKRSTDAMAASFDRITIGVTLFALVFGAWIAWTISRIIVQPLREMLNSIARDDDGYITIQKVSVSSSDEVGELARGLNDFTEQVRSIIRSVGGSAEQVAAASEELTASSEQSALTTNQVAASITEVAASTEEQVSAVNDAMAVIEQMSAGIQEISTNASLVAGTAQKTASAADHGGKAVAAAIGQMANIEQTVGFSARVVAELGERSAAIGQIIDTISGIAGQTNLLALNAAIEAARAGEQGRGFAVVAEEVRKLAEQSQDAARQIADLIGRIQADTGRAVEAMDKGAREVKVGTEVVNGAGNAFREIVSLINQVTGQVQEISAAIQQMAGGSEQIVQAVRSIDRLSKDVAGQTQTVSAATQEQSASMEEIAASSESLAKMAQDLQTVIHQIKV; encoded by the coding sequence TTGCAATGGTTTCGGGATTGGAAGGTAGCAAAAAAAGTCGCTAGCCTCGCAGTCGTTTTGCTTGTTTTCATGCTGGGGATCGGTTCTACCGGATACTTGGCCGGTCATCAGATGGCGAACCAAGCGCAGGAGTTATATAACGACCGGTTGTTGCCGATTCAATGGCTGAATACTTCCCGGGCCTATTTTCGGGCCATCGAAGCGAACGCCTGGCAACTGATTCTCGCTCCGTTGAGTCCGCAGCAGCAAAAAGATTTATTGGAAGATATTGAAAAGCGTACGATGCAGACGGATAAGCACTTAGCCGATTATGGAAATACGAAGCTTGACGATTACGAGCGGGACATCCTGCCCAAGTTGCAGGAGGAGATCAAACGCTACGGCGCGGAACGGGAAAGGGCCGTCGCGCTCGCTTTGTCCGGCAAGAAGCAGGAAGCCCATGCCTATTTTATTGAAAAGGCCATGCCTCGTCTTGTCCAGGCGAATGCCTATATCCGGGACTTGGTCGATTATAATGAAAAGACGGCCGAAGAACTGAAGCGAAGCACTGATGCGATGGCGGCCTCCTTCGATCGGATCACCATCGGTGTTACCCTGTTTGCCCTCGTCTTCGGCGCCTGGATCGCCTGGACAATCTCTCGAATCATCGTCCAGCCGCTGCGGGAGATGCTGAACAGCATCGCTAGGGATGATGACGGTTACATCACCATACAGAAAGTTTCTGTTTCGTCCTCTGATGAAGTGGGGGAACTGGCCAGGGGTCTAAATGATTTTACGGAGCAGGTCCGTTCAATCATCCGGAGTGTCGGCGGCTCGGCGGAACAGGTTGCCGCCGCCTCCGAGGAGTTGACAGCCAGTTCGGAACAGTCAGCGCTGACGACCAACCAGGTTGCCGCATCGATTACGGAAGTGGCGGCAAGCACGGAAGAACAGGTCAGTGCCGTCAATGATGCCATGGCGGTCATCGAGCAGATGTCGGCGGGCATTCAAGAGATATCGACGAACGCCAGTCTGGTGGCGGGAACGGCCCAGAAGACGGCATCCGCTGCTGACCACGGCGGCAAGGCCGTTGCAGCGGCGATCGGCCAGATGGCGAACATCGAGCAGACGGTCGGCTTCTCGGCCCGTGTCGTCGCGGAACTGGGCGAGCGCTCTGCGGCGATCGGGCAGATCATCGACACCATCTCCGGTATTGCCGGGCAAACCAACCTGCTGGCGCTCAACGCGGCCATCGAAGCGGCGCGCGCCGGAGAGCAGGGCCGCGGCTTCGCCGTTGTCGCCGAGGAGGTGCGCAAACTGGCCGAACAGTCGCAGGACGCGGCCAGGCAGATTGCCGATCTGATCGGCCGGATCCAGGCGGACACGGGCAGGGCGGTTGAAGCCATGGACAAGGGCGCCAGGGAGGTCAAGGTCGGAACGGAGGTTGTCAACGGGGCCGGCAATGCCTTCCGCGAGATCGTTAGCCTGATCAATCAGGTGACCGGTCAGGTGCAGGAGATCTCGGCGGCGATCCAACAGATGGCGGGCGGCAGCGAGCAGATCGTGCAGGCGGTCCGGTCCATCGACAGGCTGAGCAAGGACGTGGCCGGGCAGACGCAGACAGTGTCGGCGGCGACGCAGGAGCAGTCGGCCTCCATGGAGGAGATCGCCGCTTCCAGCGAGAGCCTGGCTAAGATGGCGCAGGATCTTCAGACGGTGATCCATCAGATCAAGGTGTAA
- a CDS encoding YitT family protein has protein sequence MKNLLHILLGCVVAGAGIILLKHAHLVTGGTPGLALSLSYLLGASFSVVYLSVNIPFYILSILRMGWSFTLKTLLATGILSSITMVDRLLPDFFVPDWAGALFGGILVGLGLAYLFINGSSLGGVNILVIYLHKQFGWDPGKSTFVIDTLIVLSGLYTVGLAKGFFSVLSVVILSFIISRAKGRIAMRRQQEMVAPSVSPPIS, from the coding sequence ATGAAAAACCTGTTACACATCCTGCTCGGCTGCGTCGTCGCCGGCGCCGGCATTATTTTGCTCAAGCACGCCCATCTGGTGACCGGCGGCACTCCCGGGCTCGCCCTGAGCCTGTCCTATCTTCTGGGCGCTTCCTTTTCCGTGGTTTACCTCTCTGTCAACATCCCCTTTTACATCCTCTCAATCCTGCGCATGGGCTGGAGCTTTACACTGAAGACCTTGTTGGCCACGGGCATCTTGTCATCGATCACCATGGTCGACCGGCTGCTGCCGGATTTTTTCGTCCCCGATTGGGCCGGCGCCCTCTTCGGCGGCATCCTTGTTGGTTTGGGCCTGGCCTACCTCTTCATCAACGGCTCATCCCTGGGCGGCGTCAACATTCTCGTCATCTATCTCCATAAACAGTTCGGTTGGGATCCCGGCAAGAGCACCTTTGTTATCGACACGCTGATCGTTTTGTCCGGCCTCTACACGGTGGGATTGGCAAAAGGCTTTTTCTCTGTCCTCTCCGTCGTCATCCTGTCCTTTATCATCAGCCGCGCTAAGGGGCGGATCGCTATGCGGCGCCAGCAGGAGATGGTGGCGCCGTCGGTTTCACCGCCGATTTCGTGA
- a CDS encoding PaaI family thioesterase, with protein sequence MTERRELKTELRTEPKTEPGTLDKTQEETPIDSSQYRQLFMERDALARHLGISLDEVGPGFARASLRVTPPLLNGKGVTHGGAIFTLADIVFAAASNIHGPTALGLNVNISYMKATFEGQTLTAVAREHKKTRKVGFYRMEVLDEEEDLVAVAEGIVYRK encoded by the coding sequence ATGACGGAACGCAGGGAACTGAAGACGGAACTGAGGACGGAACCGAAGACAGAACCGGGTACTCTGGATAAAACACAGGAAGAGACCCCTATCGATTCCTCCCAATACCGGCAGCTGTTTATGGAACGGGACGCCTTGGCCCGACACCTGGGCATCTCCCTGGACGAGGTGGGACCGGGCTTCGCCAGAGCCAGCCTGCGCGTCACCCCGCCGCTGTTGAATGGCAAGGGTGTCACCCACGGCGGCGCCATCTTCACCCTCGCCGACATCGTCTTCGCAGCGGCCAGCAACATCCACGGACCGACGGCGCTGGGGCTGAACGTCAACATCAGTTACATGAAGGCCACCTTCGAGGGCCAAACCCTCACCGCCGTCGCCAGGGAACACAAGAAGACGCGCAAGGTCGGTTTTTACCGGATGGAGGTCCTTGACGAGGAAGAGGATCTGGTGGCGGTGGCGGAGGGGATCGTCTACCGGAAGTAA
- a CDS encoding TetR/AcrR family transcriptional regulator, translating to MIESHFEKKQALLEAALDEFTAYEYDEASLNRIIKQAGVSKGSFYHHYEDKLELYLSLMAEVSRAKVDFFQQWQAAHPDALAGKGFFELLKQQGKIALLFAREYPQYAQLGQRFIVEKNKDVKAYVWEKLGQGAEDYLRPLIEGAIARGELRGDFPPALIHKLLSYLLNHFDRIIPYDRTAVDYEELLSDYERYLDFIQHGLGKGGDN from the coding sequence GTGATAGAAAGCCATTTTGAAAAAAAGCAGGCCCTGCTGGAGGCCGCCCTCGACGAATTCACCGCGTACGAGTATGATGAGGCGTCGCTAAACCGCATCATCAAGCAGGCCGGTGTCAGCAAGGGAAGCTTCTACCATCATTACGAAGACAAACTGGAACTTTATCTCTCCCTGATGGCGGAGGTCTCCCGGGCCAAGGTGGACTTCTTCCAACAGTGGCAGGCGGCCCACCCTGATGCGCTGGCGGGGAAGGGGTTTTTCGAATTGTTGAAACAGCAGGGGAAAATTGCCTTGCTCTTTGCCCGGGAGTACCCCCAATATGCGCAACTGGGCCAACGATTTATTGTAGAGAAGAACAAGGATGTCAAAGCCTACGTCTGGGAAAAGCTCGGCCAGGGCGCGGAGGATTACCTGCGCCCCCTCATCGAAGGCGCGATCGCCCGTGGGGAGTTGCGCGGCGATTTTCCGCCGGCGTTGATTCACAAGTTGCTGTCTTATCTGCTGAACCACTTTGACCGGATCATTCCCTATGACCGGACAGCGGTAGACTATGAAGAGTTGCTCAGCGACTATGAGCGCTATCTGGACTTCATTCAACATGGGTTGGGCAAGGGGGGAGACAATTGA